The following nucleotide sequence is from bacterium.
CTCGGCGAGACCAAGGTCGTAGACGAGGCGGGGCGAGCCGAGCCGGGGCAGGACCCGCTCGAGCGGCGCGCTGCGCAGGATGCCGCGCCGCGCGAGGGCCTGGCTGAGGAAGCGCCGCGCGAGCACCGGCGGCAGGCTGGCGAGCAGGGGTTGGCTCCAGGCGTTGGCGGCGAGGGCCTCCTCGCCCAGGCCGCGCGCGGCGAGTTCGCCGTCGAGGAAGGCGAGCAACTCGGCCATCTGCTCGCCGAGCCGTAGGGCATTGGCCGTGGGATCGATGCCGTAGTCTGCGGCGAGCCCGGGCAGCAGGCTATGCCGGACGCGGTTGCGGCGCAGGGCGAGGTCCGCGTTGCTGGGGTCCTCGAGCCAGGGGATGCCCCGCTCGCGCAGGTAGCCCCGCAACTCCTCGCGCCGGAAGCCCAGCAGCGGGCGCAGAACGGGCAGTGGGGAACCGGGCCGCAGCGGGCGCGAGGCTGGCAACGGGGCGAGCCCGGTGGGGCCCGTTCCCCGCAGGAGCCAGAGCCAGAGGGTTTCGGCCTGGTCGTCGGCGGTGTGTCCGGTGAGCAGGGCGCAGGCGCCGATGCGCGCGGCCAGCTGGCCGAGCGCGGCGTAGCGCGCGCGCCGCGCGGCGGCCTCGCGATTGCCCTCCGCAGGGATCGCGAGCGTGAGCGCGTGGACGGCGAGCCCGAGCCGCGCGCCGAGGGCGCGCACGGCCTCCGCCTCGGTCGCCGAACCCTCGCGCAGGCCGTGATCGCAGTGGGCGAGGATGGGCACCAAGTCGAGCGCAGGCGCGGCGGCCGCGACCAGGGCAGCGAGGGCCGTGCTGTCGCTGCCTCCCGAGCACGCCAAGAGGAGGCTCTGCGCTCCGGCCGGCATCAGGCTGCGCAGGATCTGGACGAAGGGTTGCTCAGTCGTCGGGCTCAGCACGACCTCCAGTACCGCCCAGAGCGGCGTGCATCAGGCATGATAGCGCGCCTTACCAGGTCGGCAAGGCCCATGCGCCGCCTAGCCTTGGGCGGGGCGGCAGCGAATCGAGAGGAGTGGAGGAGCTGAGTATCCGGCCGCAGCCTAGTAGAGCGCCTTGATCGCGCCCCAACTCGTTTCCTGGGTGCTGGTCTTGCCGCAGGC
It contains:
- the tilS gene encoding tRNA lysidine(34) synthetase TilS, which encodes MLSPTTEQPFVQILRSLMPAGAQSLLLACSGGSDSTALAALVAAAAPALDLVPILAHCDHGLREGSATEAEAVRALGARLGLAVHALTLAIPAEGNREAAARRARYAALGQLAARIGACALLTGHTADDQAETLWLWLLRGTGPTGLAPLPASRPLRPGSPLPVLRPLLGFRREELRGYLRERGIPWLEDPSNADLALRRNRVRHSLLPGLAADYGIDPTANALRLGEQMAELLAFLDGELAARGLGEEALAANAWSQPLLASLPPVLARRFLSQALARRGILRSAPLERVLPRLGSPRLVYDLGLAE